In Aricia agestis chromosome 16, ilAriAges1.1, whole genome shotgun sequence, one genomic interval encodes:
- the LOC121734708 gene encoding zinc finger protein OZF-like, translating into MDGLICRICLDNEGTVSLFDKENDNVQYSTKLMRFVNTVVAEDDGLPGMLCGGCIGELSLSYQFVQKCEASDRVLRCISSPIDLYTDIETKDELGIKLEHVKQEIDAINRQDSLDGDEFFENSEQTCEREKSEDTKGKPRKRRTHTKLGKVQCGVCGLVVPSRSAMEAHVRVHTGEKPFACSVCGKRYPTRGGLKRHHETSHQERERKFTCELCGKSFYRKHDIRTHMRVHTDEKPYACMYCPRQFTQISSRNRHQRTHTGEKPYACPICDMRFSDKVQERRHQATHSDERKFGCHLCSKTMKTRYALVNHLKLHRNEKQNICNFCGKAFAVRGNLQLHIRRVHSETSGQCSVCQKTFPNLETHMRKHTGEKPYECHKCTAAFAMKRSLTHHVIFKHENPHKYKCSVGDCTKTFPRSRMLEFHLLKHTNHTPYICPHCSRGFFRTSDLSRHLRVSHMDVQVRGTIKTVIV; encoded by the coding sequence ATGGACGGACTAATATGTAGAATTTGCCTGGATAACGAGGGAACTGTGTCTCTCTTCGACAAAGAGAATGATAACGTTCAATACTCTACAAAGCTCATGCGTTTTGTTAATACTGTTGTCGCCGAGGATGACGGCTTGCCGGGAATGCTCTGCGGGGGCTGCATCGGTGAGCTGAGCCTGTCCTATCAGTTCGTCCAGAAATGCGAGGCGTCGGACCGGGTGCTTCGCTGTATTAGCTCGCCCATCGACTTGTACACCGACATCGAAACTAAAGACGAACTAGGAATCAAGCTCGAGCACGTGAAACAGGAGATCGACGCCATAAACAGGCAGGACAGCCTGGACGGGGACGAATTCTTTGAGAACTCGGAACAGACGTGCGAGCGAGAAAAGAGTGAAGATACCAAAGGTAAGCCTCGTAAGAGAAGAACTCACACAAAGTTGGGCAAAGTTCAGTGCGGCGTGTGCGGCCTGGTGGTCCCGAGCCGGTCCGCCATGGAAGCGCACGTCCGCGTCCACACCGGGGAGAAGCCTTTCGCCTGCAGTGTCTGCGGCAAGCGGTACCCCACCCGGGGCGGCCTGAAGCGCCACCACGAGACCTCCCACCAGGAGAGGGAGAGGAAGTTCACGTGCGAGCTGTGCGGCAAGAGTTTCTACAGGAAGCATGACATCAGAACTCACATGAGAGTGCACACGGACGAGAAGCCGTATGCTTGCATGTACTGCCCGAGGCAGTTCACACAGATATCCTCCCGGAATCGCCATCAGAGGACTCACACAGGCGAGAAGCCCTATGCCTGCCCTATATGTGATATGCGGTTCAGTGACAAGGTTCAGGAGCGGAGACACCAGGCTACCCACAGTGACGAGAGGAAGTTTGGCTGCCACCTGTGCAGCAAGACCATGAAAACACGGTACGCCCTCGTCAATCACTTGAAGCTTCATAGAAACGAGAAGCAAAACATATGCAACTTCTGCGGTAAGGCATTCGCCGTGAGAGGTAATTTGCAGCTTCACATCCGTAGAGTGCACTCCGAGACCTCAGGCCAGTGTTCCGTGTGCCAGAAAACCTTCCCTAACCTCGAGACTCATATGAGGAAACATACGGGGGAAAAGCCCTACGAGTGTCATAAATGTACTGCAGCTTTTGCTATGAAACGGAGTCTGACACATCATGTGATATTCAAACATGAAAACCCGCACAAGTACAAGTGCTCGGTGGGAGATTGTACCAAGACATTCCCGAGAAGCAGGATGCTGGAGTTCCATCTACTGAAACACACAAACCACACACCCTACATCTGTCCGCACTGCTCCAGGGGTTTCTTTAGAACGAGTGATCTGTCTCGCCATTTGAGAGTCAGTCACATGGATGTACAAGTTAGAGGTACCATTAAAACTGTAATTGTATGA
- the LOC121734698 gene encoding protein Smaug isoform X2, with the protein MNGTFYEQLGCVAGMFEQWGTCERTVVACALAKRVPWPGLRLVQRTVEAALQSRVEDERLERDANDDTHVASLLAARADDDDEERLRQLLTLLPLLRTDNERTKCVYVSAVPALVQRCVDAPRRCAPDLCRQLLSYMLVHPALTVHDHTTLTQWLRFLENHMSGNRTTEAVWQQKIEPCLFSHSNIWGENNSFRRTIGKNIEFKGLLDSIEQSIYSDILQESFSKNGRDVDLSLEGDMLSFDPAIIQPKSQRSNSLTPPSTNMMHMSSSAENLNDESFVQKPRSFSLSSEHSLGQLRPMIMYGTTGSETRLDDLRLNNFTEHPGMSTVGQWLKSLRLHKYVWLFTNISYEQMMAIDEEYLEKLGVTKGARHKILLSIRKLHERGAVLDAVRAELRAAGGAAGAAGGVTRALERLRGVLLSPMPPASDLPAAVVEALELASACLGGAGAEEPEVDPMSLHCWLVEKALHHSSFRGAETQAALRRLRHRLPPRQFFSHVSDMPLRRHTKPRWRGPQYPTRHVKRWVGRGKSHSYPPFPPVPPGAVLPGGAPPPGPVDYSGLDALCLQMTEQAIN; encoded by the exons ATGAACGGGACGTTCTATGAGCAGCTGGGGTGCGTGGCCGGGATGTTCGAGCAGTGGGGCACCTGCGAGCGGACCGTGGTCGCCTGCGCTCTGGCCAAGCGCGTGCCCTGGCCGGGTCTGCGGCTGGTGCAGAGGACTGTGGAGGCGGCGCTGCAGAGCCGCGTCGAGGACGAGCGGTTGGAGCGGGACGCTAACGATGATACGCATGTGGCCAGCCTCCTTGCCGCCAGAGCTGACGACGATGACGA AGAGCGTCTCCGTCAACTGCTAACCCTGCTACCTCTCCTGCGGACGGACAACGAGCGCACCAAGTGCGTGTACGTGAGCGCGGTGCCGGCGCTGGTGCAGCGCTGCGTGGACGCGCCGCGGCGGTGCGCGCCCGACCTGTGCCGCCAGCTGCTGTCCTACATGCTGGTGCACCCCGCTCTCACCGTGCACGACCACAC tACCCTCACACAATGGCTGCGGTTTTTGGAGAATCACATGTCCGGAAACCGAACAACGGAGGCAGTGTGGCAGCAGAAGATAGAACCGTGTCTATTCTCTCACAGCAATATATGGGGCGAGAACAACAGCTTCCGAAGAACTATTGGCAAGAACATAGAGTTCAAAGGCCTTCTAGATTCTATAGAGCAATCCATATACTCAGATATCCTGCAAGAGTCATTCTCCAAGAACGGCAGAGATGTAGACTTGAGCCTGGAGGGGGACATGCTAAGCTTTGACCCAGCAATCATACAACCCAAGTCACAGAGATCTAACAGTCTTACTCCCCCATCTACGAATATGATGCACATGTCTTCATCAGCTGAGAATTTAAATGATGAGTCCTTCGTTCAGAAGCCTAGAAGTTTTTCCCTGTCGAGTGAGCATAGCCTTGGACAGCTCAGACCAATGATCATGTATGGGACGACTGGCAGTGAAACTCGATTGGATGATCTAAGACTGAACAACTTCACGGAGCACCCGGGAATGTCGACTGTGGGTCAATGGCTCAAAAGTCTCCGTCTACATAAATATGTGTGGTTGTTTACCAACATCAGCTACGAGCAAATGATGGCGATTGATGAGGAGTATTTGGAGAAACTAG gtgtaacaaaaggcGCGCGGCACAAGATCCTCCTCTCCATACGCAAGCTGCACGAGCGCGGGGCTGTCCTCGACGCGGTGCGGGCGGAGCTGCGCGCGGCGGGcggggcggcgggcgcggcgggggGCGTGACCCGCGCGCTGGAGCGACTACGCGGCGTGCTGCTGTCGCCTATGCCGCCTGCATCCGACCTGCCCGCTGCCGTAGTTGAGGCACTCGAACTGG CGTCGGCGTGTCTCGGCGGCGCCGGCGCGGAGGAGCCCGAGGTGGATCCCATGTCGCTGCACTGCTGGCTCGTTGAGAAG gcaCTGCACCACTCGTCGTTCCGCGGCGCGGAGACGCAGGCGGCGCTGCGGCGGCTGCGGCACCGCCTGCCGCCGCGACAATTCTTCAGCCACGTCAGCGACATGCCGCTGCGACGACACACCAAGCCCAG GTGGCGCGGCCCGCAGTACCCTACACGCCATGTTAAGCGGTGGGTGGGGCGGGGCAAGTCGCACTCGTACCCGCCCTTCCCGCCCGTGCCGCCGGGCGCCGTGCTGCCGGGCGGCGCTCCGCCCCCCGGACCCGTCGACTACTCCGGCCTCGACGCGCTCTGCCTGCAGATGACCGAGCAGGCTATCAATTAA
- the LOC121734698 gene encoding protein Smaug isoform X1 translates to MNGTFYEQLGCVAGMFEQWGTCERTVVACALAKRVPWPGLRLVQRTVEAALQSRVEDERLERDANDDTHVASLLAARADDDDEEERLRQLLTLLPLLRTDNERTKCVYVSAVPALVQRCVDAPRRCAPDLCRQLLSYMLVHPALTVHDHTTLTQWLRFLENHMSGNRTTEAVWQQKIEPCLFSHSNIWGENNSFRRTIGKNIEFKGLLDSIEQSIYSDILQESFSKNGRDVDLSLEGDMLSFDPAIIQPKSQRSNSLTPPSTNMMHMSSSAENLNDESFVQKPRSFSLSSEHSLGQLRPMIMYGTTGSETRLDDLRLNNFTEHPGMSTVGQWLKSLRLHKYVWLFTNISYEQMMAIDEEYLEKLGVTKGARHKILLSIRKLHERGAVLDAVRAELRAAGGAAGAAGGVTRALERLRGVLLSPMPPASDLPAAVVEALELASACLGGAGAEEPEVDPMSLHCWLVEKALHHSSFRGAETQAALRRLRHRLPPRQFFSHVSDMPLRRHTKPRWRGPQYPTRHVKRWVGRGKSHSYPPFPPVPPGAVLPGGAPPPGPVDYSGLDALCLQMTEQAIN, encoded by the exons ATGAACGGGACGTTCTATGAGCAGCTGGGGTGCGTGGCCGGGATGTTCGAGCAGTGGGGCACCTGCGAGCGGACCGTGGTCGCCTGCGCTCTGGCCAAGCGCGTGCCCTGGCCGGGTCTGCGGCTGGTGCAGAGGACTGTGGAGGCGGCGCTGCAGAGCCGCGTCGAGGACGAGCGGTTGGAGCGGGACGCTAACGATGATACGCATGTGGCCAGCCTCCTTGCCGCCAGAGCTGACGACGATGACGAAGAAG AGCGTCTCCGTCAACTGCTAACCCTGCTACCTCTCCTGCGGACGGACAACGAGCGCACCAAGTGCGTGTACGTGAGCGCGGTGCCGGCGCTGGTGCAGCGCTGCGTGGACGCGCCGCGGCGGTGCGCGCCCGACCTGTGCCGCCAGCTGCTGTCCTACATGCTGGTGCACCCCGCTCTCACCGTGCACGACCACAC tACCCTCACACAATGGCTGCGGTTTTTGGAGAATCACATGTCCGGAAACCGAACAACGGAGGCAGTGTGGCAGCAGAAGATAGAACCGTGTCTATTCTCTCACAGCAATATATGGGGCGAGAACAACAGCTTCCGAAGAACTATTGGCAAGAACATAGAGTTCAAAGGCCTTCTAGATTCTATAGAGCAATCCATATACTCAGATATCCTGCAAGAGTCATTCTCCAAGAACGGCAGAGATGTAGACTTGAGCCTGGAGGGGGACATGCTAAGCTTTGACCCAGCAATCATACAACCCAAGTCACAGAGATCTAACAGTCTTACTCCCCCATCTACGAATATGATGCACATGTCTTCATCAGCTGAGAATTTAAATGATGAGTCCTTCGTTCAGAAGCCTAGAAGTTTTTCCCTGTCGAGTGAGCATAGCCTTGGACAGCTCAGACCAATGATCATGTATGGGACGACTGGCAGTGAAACTCGATTGGATGATCTAAGACTGAACAACTTCACGGAGCACCCGGGAATGTCGACTGTGGGTCAATGGCTCAAAAGTCTCCGTCTACATAAATATGTGTGGTTGTTTACCAACATCAGCTACGAGCAAATGATGGCGATTGATGAGGAGTATTTGGAGAAACTAG gtgtaacaaaaggcGCGCGGCACAAGATCCTCCTCTCCATACGCAAGCTGCACGAGCGCGGGGCTGTCCTCGACGCGGTGCGGGCGGAGCTGCGCGCGGCGGGcggggcggcgggcgcggcgggggGCGTGACCCGCGCGCTGGAGCGACTACGCGGCGTGCTGCTGTCGCCTATGCCGCCTGCATCCGACCTGCCCGCTGCCGTAGTTGAGGCACTCGAACTGG CGTCGGCGTGTCTCGGCGGCGCCGGCGCGGAGGAGCCCGAGGTGGATCCCATGTCGCTGCACTGCTGGCTCGTTGAGAAG gcaCTGCACCACTCGTCGTTCCGCGGCGCGGAGACGCAGGCGGCGCTGCGGCGGCTGCGGCACCGCCTGCCGCCGCGACAATTCTTCAGCCACGTCAGCGACATGCCGCTGCGACGACACACCAAGCCCAG GTGGCGCGGCCCGCAGTACCCTACACGCCATGTTAAGCGGTGGGTGGGGCGGGGCAAGTCGCACTCGTACCCGCCCTTCCCGCCCGTGCCGCCGGGCGCCGTGCTGCCGGGCGGCGCTCCGCCCCCCGGACCCGTCGACTACTCCGGCCTCGACGCGCTCTGCCTGCAGATGACCGAGCAGGCTATCAATTAA